A region from the Variovorax sp. RKNM96 genome encodes:
- a CDS encoding DUF4148 domain-containing protein, with amino-acid sequence MNAKSIAFATFATLALSTGAQAFQGEQNPLPPAPFQSTLSRAEVQAQARQPLKISNGGTGVAQQTNGDTDRAAVRASALGITRQGAATYGEVTDRRM; translated from the coding sequence ATGAATGCCAAGTCGATTGCCTTCGCGACCTTCGCCACGCTCGCCCTCAGCACCGGTGCCCAGGCCTTCCAGGGTGAACAGAACCCATTGCCGCCCGCGCCCTTCCAGTCGACGCTGTCGCGCGCCGAGGTGCAAGCCCAGGCCCGCCAGCCGCTGAAGATCAGCAACGGCGGCACCGGCGTGGCCCAGCAGACCAATGGCGACACCGACCGCGCCGCGGTCCGCGCCAGCGCGCTCGGCATCACCCGCCAGGGCGCCGCGACCTACGGCGAAGTGACCGACCGCCGGATGTAA
- the trmL gene encoding tRNA (uridine(34)/cytosine(34)/5-carboxymethylaminomethyluridine(34)-2'-O)-methyltransferase TrmL → MFHIVLVHPEIPPNTGNVIRLAANTGCTLHLVEPLGFSMDDRLLRRAGLDYHEYAEVKRHADWQALIDAESPAADRMFALTTRGTRAVHDVRFQPGDWLVFGSETSGLPPAVRDGFAEPQRLRLPMREGQRSLNLSNAVAVTVFEAWRQNGFS, encoded by the coding sequence ATGTTCCATATCGTCCTGGTCCACCCCGAAATTCCGCCGAACACCGGCAACGTGATCCGGCTCGCGGCCAACACCGGCTGCACGCTGCACCTGGTCGAGCCGCTCGGCTTCTCGATGGACGACCGCCTCTTGCGCCGCGCCGGGCTCGACTATCACGAGTACGCCGAAGTGAAGCGCCATGCCGACTGGCAGGCGCTGATCGATGCCGAAAGCCCGGCCGCCGACCGCATGTTCGCCCTCACCACCCGCGGCACGCGCGCCGTGCACGACGTGCGCTTCCAGCCGGGCGACTGGCTGGTGTTCGGCTCGGAGACCAGCGGCCTGCCGCCCGCGGTGCGCGACGGCTTCGCCGAACCCCAGCGCCTGCGGCTGCCGATGCGCGAAGGGCAGCGCAGCCTGAACCTCTCGAATGCGGTGGCGGTGACGGTGTTCGAAGCCTGGCGGCAAAACGGATTCAGCTGA
- a CDS encoding MaoC family dehydratase — protein sequence MPRMTKKTFQTLQDLAACVGQEVAVSDWITVTQEQVNQFAEATGDHQWIHVDIERAKAGPFGGPIAHGFLTLSLLPKFFEVAIDVVESRMGVNYGLNRVRFMSPVPVGKRLRARMKLLTAEPIPDNGLQMTWETAIELEGAAKPACVAESVVRRYR from the coding sequence CCGCCTGCGTCGGCCAGGAAGTCGCCGTGAGCGACTGGATCACCGTCACGCAGGAGCAGGTCAACCAGTTCGCCGAGGCGACCGGCGACCATCAATGGATCCATGTCGATATCGAGCGGGCCAAGGCCGGCCCCTTCGGCGGGCCGATTGCGCATGGCTTCCTGACCCTGTCGCTGCTGCCGAAATTCTTCGAGGTGGCGATCGACGTGGTCGAGTCGCGCATGGGCGTGAACTACGGGTTGAACCGGGTGCGCTTCATGTCGCCCGTGCCCGTGGGCAAGCGCCTGCGGGCCCGCATGAAGCTGCTGACCGCGGAGCCGATTCCCGACAACGGCCTCCAGATGACCTGGGAAACCGCCATCGAGCTCGAAGGCGCGGCCAAGCCGGCCTGCGTCGCCGAGTCGGTGGTGCGCCGCTACCGCTGA